In Allomuricauda ruestringensis DSM 13258, the following proteins share a genomic window:
- a CDS encoding pyridoxal phosphate-dependent aminotransferase, whose product MSNHLSDRIKNMSTSATLAMAAKARELRNEGKDIIGLSLGEPDFNIPDFIKDAAKQAIDENYSSYTPVDGYAELKAAISNKFKRDNNLDYGLNQIVVSTGAKQSLFNVAMVVLNPGDEVILPAPYWVSYSDIVKLAEGVPVEVTTQIDTDFKMTPAQLEAAITPKTRMIWFSSPCNPSGSVYSKEELEGLAEVLKKHPDIYVVSDEIYEHINFTDGGHTSIAGIDGMYDRTVTVNGVSKAFAMTGWRIGYIGAPEWIAKGCTKLQGQVTSGANAIAQRAVITALEAPVSKIQFMIDKFHERRDLVLGLLGEIEGFNLNVPEGAFYVFPDISDFFGKTLNGVTINNASDFSLYLLEHANVATVTGEAFGNPNCIRISYAASEKELKEAIARIKAVL is encoded by the coding sequence ATGAGCAACCATTTATCTGACAGGATCAAGAACATGTCCACGTCAGCAACTTTGGCCATGGCTGCCAAAGCGCGGGAATTACGAAATGAAGGAAAGGATATTATAGGTTTGAGCTTGGGGGAACCCGACTTCAACATCCCTGATTTTATAAAAGATGCCGCAAAGCAGGCCATCGACGAGAATTATAGCAGCTACACCCCTGTTGATGGGTATGCAGAGCTAAAAGCCGCGATTTCAAATAAATTCAAAAGAGATAACAACCTTGACTATGGTTTGAACCAAATTGTGGTATCCACGGGAGCGAAGCAATCGCTCTTTAATGTGGCCATGGTGGTTCTTAACCCTGGTGATGAAGTAATTCTTCCCGCTCCGTATTGGGTAAGTTACAGCGACATCGTAAAATTGGCCGAGGGTGTTCCGGTAGAGGTCACCACACAGATTGATACCGATTTTAAAATGACTCCAGCACAATTGGAGGCTGCCATAACCCCAAAAACCCGTATGATTTGGTTTAGCTCACCATGTAACCCTAGCGGTTCCGTGTACAGCAAAGAAGAGTTGGAAGGTTTGGCAGAGGTACTAAAAAAACATCCCGATATTTATGTAGTATCGGATGAAATCTACGAACATATCAATTTTACCGATGGCGGACACACAAGTATCGCCGGTATTGATGGTATGTATGACAGAACCGTTACCGTGAATGGGGTATCCAAGGCATTTGCCATGACGGGATGGCGTATCGGTTATATCGGTGCACCGGAATGGATTGCCAAAGGTTGCACCAAATTGCAAGGACAGGTGACCAGCGGAGCAAATGCCATTGCTCAGCGTGCCGTAATCACCGCATTGGAGGCTCCCGTGAGCAAAATCCAGTTTATGATCGATAAGTTCCATGAAAGAAGGGATCTTGTACTTGGGCTTTTGGGAGAAATAGAAGGGTTTAACCTCAACGTGCCCGAGGGTGCATTTTATGTGTTCCCCGATATTTCTGATTTCTTTGGAAAAACCTTGAACGGTGTTACCATTAACAATGCTTCAGATTTTTCACTGTATTTGTTGGAGCACGCCAATGTGGCCACGGTTACCGGTGAAGCTTTCGGAAACCCCAATTGCATTCGTATATCCTACGCAGCATCAGAAAAAGAATTGAAAGAAGCCATTGCCCGAATTAAGGCCGTGCTTTAA
- a CDS encoding fatty acid desaturase family protein has protein sequence MDKNTIRFSRRDSAQFFRTLNKRVNEYFKENNLKKTGNWKLHLKTIVMFAIFLTPYFLILTLNLPFWGYLLLSITMGVGMAGVGMNVMHDGNHGAYSNKKWVNKLMGSSIYILAGNVYNWQVQHNVLHHTYTNIHEHDEDMEAGRILRFSKHAEWRKHHKFQHYYSILLYGLLTFNWAITTDFQQMYRYMKRKLSYGKLPNPVINWSTLVITKVIYITIWIVLPLIFVDIAWWQVLLGFFIMHYVAGVILSVVFQLAHIVDHAETPLPDEEGNMKNTWAIHQLFTTVNFGTKNRIVNWFTGGLNHQVEHHIFPNISHIHYTNISKIVKQTAQEFNLPYHEYKTTRKAIISHFKHLKELGKKPTLQYQ, from the coding sequence ATGGATAAGAATACCATCCGGTTTTCAAGAAGAGATTCAGCACAATTTTTCAGAACGCTGAACAAGAGAGTTAATGAATACTTCAAAGAAAATAACCTCAAGAAAACCGGAAACTGGAAACTTCACTTGAAAACCATTGTGATGTTTGCCATTTTTTTGACCCCCTACTTTTTAATATTAACCTTAAACCTGCCTTTCTGGGGCTATCTTCTACTTTCCATCACTATGGGTGTTGGAATGGCCGGCGTTGGAATGAACGTAATGCACGATGGAAATCACGGTGCTTACTCCAATAAAAAATGGGTAAACAAACTCATGGGAAGCAGTATTTACATTTTGGCCGGTAATGTTTACAACTGGCAAGTTCAGCACAATGTACTGCACCATACGTACACAAACATACACGAACATGACGAGGACATGGAAGCTGGAAGAATCTTAAGGTTCTCCAAACATGCCGAGTGGAGAAAGCATCATAAATTTCAACATTACTATTCCATTTTACTATATGGCCTATTGACCTTTAATTGGGCAATAACCACGGATTTCCAGCAGATGTACCGTTATATGAAGAGGAAATTGAGCTACGGAAAGCTACCTAATCCCGTAATTAACTGGAGTACATTGGTTATAACAAAAGTAATCTATATAACCATTTGGATTGTTCTCCCGTTGATTTTTGTTGACATTGCCTGGTGGCAAGTATTGCTTGGGTTCTTTATTATGCACTACGTTGCAGGAGTGATCCTGAGTGTGGTTTTCCAATTGGCACACATTGTGGACCATGCAGAAACCCCCTTGCCAGATGAGGAAGGAAACATGAAGAACACTTGGGCCATTCACCAATTGTTCACCACTGTGAATTTTGGTACTAAAAACAGAATCGTAAACTGGTTTACCGGGGGATTGAACCATCAGGTGGAACATCATATCTTCCCTAACATCAGCCATATACATTACACAAATATTTCCAAAATTGTGAAACAGACTGCTCAGGAGTTCAATTTGCCTTATCACGAATATAAAACTACCAGAAAAGCTATAATTTCGCACTTCAAACACTTAAAGGAGCTAGGTAAAAAACCAACGCTTCAATATCAGTAA
- the rsmG gene encoding 16S rRNA (guanine(527)-N(7))-methyltransferase RsmG has product MKAELIFKYFTTLNDEQKQQFIKLEALYQDWNQKINVVSRKDIDELYLRHVLHSVGIAKVQVFNEGAQILDVGTGGGFPGIPLAILFPNVKFTLVDAIGKKIKVVNEVVEGLGLKNVETHHSRVEEIPGQYDFIVSRAVAAMPTFVHWTKGKIKKDSAHQRKNGILYLKGGDLTEELKGYGTVQVFDLNEYFEEDFFETKKVVYLPQKFKPV; this is encoded by the coding sequence ATGAAAGCGGAACTCATCTTTAAATATTTTACGACACTCAACGACGAGCAAAAGCAACAGTTCATAAAGTTGGAGGCGTTGTACCAAGACTGGAACCAGAAAATCAATGTGGTTTCCAGAAAGGATATAGATGAGCTCTATTTGCGCCATGTTCTTCATTCTGTAGGTATAGCAAAGGTTCAAGTGTTTAACGAAGGAGCCCAAATCTTGGATGTGGGAACGGGCGGAGGCTTTCCGGGCATTCCCTTGGCCATCTTATTTCCAAACGTAAAATTTACCCTTGTTGATGCAATCGGTAAAAAAATAAAAGTTGTTAATGAGGTGGTGGAAGGACTCGGATTGAAGAATGTTGAAACCCATCACTCCCGTGTGGAGGAAATTCCCGGACAATATGATTTTATTGTAAGCAGGGCAGTGGCTGCGATGCCAACATTTGTGCACTGGACCAAGGGAAAAATTAAGAAGGATTCAGCACACCAGCGAAAAAATGGCATACTTTACCTTAAAGGCGGAGACCTTACGGAAGAGTTGAAGGGTTACGGGACCGTTCAAGTATTTGATTTAAACGAGTATTTCGAAGAGGATTTCTTTGAGACCAAAAAAGTAGTGTACTTGCCCCAGAAGTTTAAGCCAGTATAG
- a CDS encoding TPR end-of-group domain-containing protein gives MKNNLDRSNKDSGNDTIQHCFEYIFKYSKASNYKTALKDCLATIESLKDAWIYCVEAELYAAIDEYKIALGAYTKAFAVSSSNRLLDTYISLQLAIFHLEKDNPTKVISTLDDYFYFYPTQNTKELTETYLHYHIYLIVLLEQNEIHKAKRILNSLETFACTELQYLKIAMGFAKNEQGTADVYLSYMDSRPIHAANRYSTPNETNIFDNDFDPKTYFQNCFEEELQCTKLLYIKTKEVRNDVFFKSNHDRHSILMKIKPEYSQVIIKRLRLLSPPMGRVVRILNSRSNFHQSRNLDKDCTYIEINYTAEKWFGDMKYLSQTIYWLGNYVEDIEILTNEMYENWVDHFQVQNGRANYRRYWCNDDFLESKLKTYEEIVRKNPNNIELKKMISSEFHTYGREDNLKIELLKTDKDAYQSSITRLIKSLQYNPENVEALISYGEILFYKSNLPLSKEQFQTALNINKALPEAHYYLGKIYMAENNIPLAEASFIRLLGILSKHAKIRAKKIDALKTLRMLAKEKPKTLKTTLKTIEEQLSLLYFESNKVNLEYNTNYNNSSYMKEKFKAAVKSSEEKIENEPTSAAHWIKLGSNFYHLKKYGKSAEAFKKALELNTPRWLEVTQWQCISLCFDNKIEEAHHELDLALKKVSSKEQKAILTGLKSWLFYTKGETVQMTEQLNIAIRLNNTYYYLWYLKALVHMGKKEYEESLSSITKAIELDGSKKNMIRDEEIFDPLKKDIRFWDLVLSTK, from the coding sequence ATGAAAAACAATTTAGATAGGTCCAACAAAGACTCTGGGAACGATACCATTCAACATTGTTTTGAATACATCTTCAAATATTCCAAGGCGTCCAATTACAAAACAGCATTAAAAGATTGTTTAGCAACTATTGAAAGCCTAAAAGATGCATGGATTTATTGTGTAGAAGCAGAGCTCTACGCAGCTATTGATGAATATAAAATTGCACTTGGGGCATACACCAAAGCATTCGCCGTATCCTCAAGCAATCGTTTATTGGACACATATATTTCTTTGCAGCTTGCCATTTTTCACTTGGAAAAGGACAACCCTACAAAGGTAATCAGCACATTGGATGATTATTTCTATTTCTATCCTACCCAAAATACCAAAGAACTCACCGAAACCTATCTTCATTACCACATTTACCTTATTGTACTGTTAGAGCAAAACGAAATACATAAGGCCAAACGGATTTTAAATAGTTTGGAGACCTTTGCTTGCACTGAACTTCAGTATTTAAAAATAGCTATGGGGTTTGCCAAGAACGAACAGGGCACTGCCGATGTATACCTCAGCTATATGGATAGCAGACCTATTCACGCCGCCAATAGATATTCAACACCGAACGAAACCAATATATTTGACAATGATTTTGACCCCAAAACCTACTTTCAGAATTGTTTTGAAGAGGAACTACAGTGCACCAAACTCTTGTACATAAAAACAAAGGAAGTAAGGAATGATGTTTTTTTCAAATCAAACCATGACCGGCACAGTATTTTAATGAAAATTAAACCTGAGTATAGCCAAGTCATCATAAAAAGACTACGGCTGCTCTCGCCCCCAATGGGTAGAGTCGTAAGAATTCTTAATAGCAGGAGTAATTTTCACCAATCGCGAAACCTTGATAAAGACTGTACCTATATTGAAATCAATTATACAGCTGAAAAATGGTTTGGCGACATGAAGTATCTGTCCCAAACTATTTATTGGTTAGGAAATTATGTAGAAGACATAGAAATATTGACCAATGAGATGTACGAAAATTGGGTAGACCACTTTCAGGTACAAAATGGCAGGGCAAACTACAGACGCTACTGGTGCAATGATGATTTTTTGGAATCAAAACTTAAAACTTATGAAGAAATAGTTCGGAAAAACCCAAACAACATTGAATTAAAAAAAATGATTTCCAGTGAATTCCACACCTATGGAAGAGAAGACAACTTAAAGATTGAACTTCTAAAAACCGACAAAGATGCGTACCAAAGTTCGATAACAAGGCTAATCAAATCCCTCCAATACAATCCAGAGAACGTGGAGGCACTTATTTCTTATGGGGAAATCCTTTTTTACAAATCAAACCTCCCTCTAAGCAAAGAACAGTTCCAGACTGCATTAAATATCAACAAGGCACTGCCGGAAGCCCACTACTATTTGGGAAAAATATATATGGCAGAAAACAATATTCCGTTGGCAGAAGCATCGTTTATACGGTTATTGGGCATTCTTTCAAAACATGCAAAAATCAGGGCAAAGAAAATCGACGCTCTTAAAACACTTCGAATGCTCGCCAAAGAAAAACCCAAGACCTTGAAAACAACTCTTAAAACCATTGAAGAGCAACTAAGCCTATTGTATTTTGAAAGCAACAAAGTCAATTTAGAATATAACACCAATTACAACAATAGCTCCTACATGAAAGAAAAATTCAAGGCTGCTGTAAAATCCAGTGAAGAAAAAATTGAAAATGAACCCACATCTGCAGCACATTGGATTAAACTTGGCAGCAATTTTTATCATTTAAAAAAATATGGTAAATCCGCAGAAGCCTTTAAAAAAGCCCTTGAACTCAATACTCCCCGATGGTTGGAGGTTACCCAATGGCAATGCATAAGTCTGTGCTTTGACAATAAAATTGAAGAGGCACATCACGAATTGGACCTTGCCTTAAAAAAAGTAAGCTCCAAAGAGCAAAAAGCAATCTTAACGGGGTTAAAAAGCTGGCTATTTTATACAAAAGGAGAAACTGTTCAAATGACCGAGCAACTGAACATTGCCATAAGGTTAAACAATACATATTATTATTTGTGGTACTTAAAAGCACTCGTGCACATGGGCAAAAAAGAGTATGAAGAATCACTTTCAAGCATAACCAAAGCCATTGAACTTGATGGCTCCAAAAAAAACATGATTCGAGACGAGGAAATATTTGACCCTCTAAAAAAGGACATCCGCTTTTGGGATTTAGTATTAAGCACCAAGTAA
- a CDS encoding creatininase family protein: MPRPYILAETNWKHLKDESIDLAILPWGATEAHNYHLPYATDVIEGSCIAEESAKIAWEQGSKIIVLPTIPFGVNTGQSDIYLDMNLNPSTQFAILKDILTVLNRQGIKKFMILNSHGGNNWKAIIRELGLLFPDMFLCVTNWFNLGNESGVFDNSGDHAGEMETSLILHLTPELVLPKEEWGDGKEFKNKIKAFSEGWAWTERPWSKISEDTGVGDPNKATKEKGEVFFNLICAKMGQLFVDIAEADTNDLYK; the protein is encoded by the coding sequence ATGCCCAGACCTTATATTTTGGCTGAAACCAACTGGAAACATCTAAAAGACGAATCTATTGACCTTGCCATATTGCCTTGGGGCGCCACCGAAGCGCACAACTACCACCTCCCCTATGCAACCGATGTGATCGAAGGCTCGTGCATTGCCGAAGAATCGGCCAAGATTGCTTGGGAACAAGGGAGCAAGATAATTGTATTGCCTACCATTCCCTTTGGGGTGAACACCGGGCAATCCGACATTTACCTGGACATGAACTTAAACCCCAGTACACAATTTGCGATTTTAAAAGATATTCTCACAGTTTTGAATCGTCAGGGTATAAAAAAATTTATGATCCTAAATAGTCATGGCGGCAACAATTGGAAGGCCATTATCAGGGAACTAGGGTTACTTTTCCCCGACATGTTCCTTTGCGTTACCAATTGGTTTAACCTTGGAAATGAATCAGGGGTTTTTGATAACTCCGGCGATCACGCCGGTGAAATGGAAACCAGCCTTATTCTCCATCTAACGCCAGAATTGGTATTGCCCAAAGAAGAATGGGGCGATGGAAAAGAATTCAAAAACAAGATCAAGGCCTTTTCCGAAGGATGGGCATGGACAGAACGTCCTTGGTCCAAAATAAGCGAGGATACCGGTGTAGGCGACCCCAACAAAGCCACCAAGGAAAAAGGTGAGGTGTTCTTTAACCTAATTTGCGCAAAAATGGGACAACTTTTTGTAGATATTGCCGAAGCTGACACAAACGACCTGTATAAGTAA
- the pruA gene encoding L-glutamate gamma-semialdehyde dehydrogenase, translating into MGKGFFQVPTAYNEPVLSYAPGSPEREEVLKQYKAFYNGKVEVPLYIGSEEIKTGNTRPLSPPHDHKHVIGQYHLAEKAHVEKAISNCLEARNAWANLTWEQRCAIFLKAAELIAGPYRQKMNAATMLAQSKNIYQAEIDSACEIVDFLRFNVEYMSQIYSEQPESSEGVWNRVEYRPLEGFVYAITPFNFTAIAGNLPTSAAMMGNVVVWKPSDSQIYSAKVIVDVLKEAGLPDGVINVVYGDPVMISDTVLDSPDFTGIHFTGSTDVFKNLWKQIGNNIHKYKTYPRIVGETGGKDFILAHPTAKPQQVATAISRGAFEFQGQKCSAASRVYLPKSTANEILELVKKDIASFNKPGSPEDMGNFINAVIHEGSFDKLAKYIDQAKADDDAEIIAGGNYDKSVGYFIEPTVILTTNPQYETMYTELFGPVVTVYVYEDKDWSEALKLVDGTSEYGLTGAVLSGDRYSIDEATKALQNSAGNFYINDKPTGAVVGQQPFGGARASGTNDKAGSMQNLLRWVSPRLIKETFVTPEDYRYPFLG; encoded by the coding sequence ATGGGAAAAGGATTTTTTCAAGTTCCAACTGCATACAACGAGCCTGTTTTGAGCTATGCTCCGGGTTCTCCCGAACGAGAAGAAGTACTGAAACAATATAAAGCATTTTATAACGGTAAAGTGGAGGTTCCGCTCTACATTGGAAGCGAGGAGATAAAGACGGGCAACACCAGGCCCCTGTCCCCTCCCCACGACCATAAACATGTAATTGGACAATATCACCTTGCCGAGAAAGCACACGTGGAAAAGGCCATCTCCAATTGTTTGGAGGCTAGGAATGCTTGGGCCAATTTGACCTGGGAACAGCGTTGCGCCATTTTTTTAAAGGCCGCCGAACTGATTGCTGGACCTTACCGTCAAAAAATGAACGCTGCCACCATGTTGGCCCAGTCCAAAAATATTTATCAGGCCGAGATTGATTCTGCCTGCGAGATCGTGGACTTCCTTCGCTTCAACGTAGAATATATGTCCCAGATATACAGCGAACAACCGGAATCTTCCGAAGGAGTATGGAATCGCGTGGAATACCGTCCCTTGGAAGGATTTGTATACGCCATAACCCCGTTCAACTTCACGGCAATTGCAGGGAATCTTCCCACCAGTGCCGCTATGATGGGCAACGTGGTGGTATGGAAACCGAGTGACAGCCAAATTTATTCCGCAAAAGTGATTGTTGATGTGCTCAAGGAAGCTGGACTGCCCGATGGGGTAATCAATGTAGTTTACGGAGATCCGGTCATGATCTCCGACACGGTGTTGGACAGCCCGGACTTTACGGGGATCCACTTTACGGGATCTACCGATGTATTCAAAAATCTTTGGAAACAGATCGGAAACAATATCCACAAGTACAAAACATACCCCAGGATTGTTGGCGAAACGGGCGGAAAAGATTTTATCCTCGCCCACCCAACGGCCAAGCCCCAACAGGTGGCCACGGCCATCAGCAGGGGCGCCTTTGAGTTCCAAGGGCAAAAATGTAGTGCCGCTTCACGGGTGTATCTGCCCAAATCCACTGCCAATGAGATTTTGGAACTGGTAAAAAAGGACATTGCATCCTTCAACAAGCCGGGCTCCCCAGAGGACATGGGCAATTTTATCAATGCCGTGATCCACGAAGGCTCTTTCGACAAGTTGGCCAAGTACATTGATCAAGCCAAAGCCGATGACGATGCCGAAATCATCGCAGGAGGTAATTACGATAAATCCGTAGGGTATTTTATAGAGCCCACGGTAATATTGACCACCAACCCACAGTACGAGACCATGTATACCGAACTCTTTGGTCCAGTGGTCACCGTATACGTTTATGAGGATAAGGATTGGAGCGAGGCTTTGAAGTTAGTGGACGGTACATCGGAGTATGGCCTCACTGGAGCTGTACTGTCCGGGGACCGCTACTCTATTGACGAGGCCACGAAGGCCTTGCAGAATTCCGCAGGGAACTTCTACATCAACGACAAGCCCACCGGAGCCGTTGTGGGACAACAGCCTTTTGGCGGTGCAAGGGCATCGGGGACCAACGACAAGGCAGGATCTATGCAGAACCTTCTACGATGGGTTTCCCCCAGATTGATCAAGGAAACTTTTGTTACCCCCGAGGATTATAGATATCCATTTTTGGGATAA
- the apaG gene encoding Co2+/Mg2+ efflux protein ApaG: MFTQVTKGIKISVRTSFEGTFFKNYKVHYAFGYTITIENLSKDTVQLTARHWDVFDALKDMETIDGEGVIGRKPVIKPGKSHTYSSGCLLASPVGAMRGHYRMVNFTNAEEFEVEIPTFKFAAPFAIN, from the coding sequence ATGTTTACACAGGTAACAAAAGGAATTAAAATATCGGTACGCACTTCTTTCGAAGGAACCTTCTTTAAAAACTATAAGGTACACTATGCGTTTGGCTACACCATAACCATAGAGAACCTAAGCAAGGACACCGTTCAGCTCACTGCCAGACACTGGGATGTATTTGACGCCCTCAAGGACATGGAGACCATTGACGGAGAAGGTGTAATTGGCAGAAAACCTGTTATAAAACCGGGCAAATCGCATACATACAGCTCAGGTTGCCTCTTGGCATCACCCGTAGGGGCCATGCGTGGCCATTATCGTATGGTTAACTTTACCAATGCAGAAGAGTTCGAGGTCGAGATTCCCACGTTTAAGTTTGCAGCTCCCTTCGCCATAAACTAA
- a CDS encoding DUF3667 domain-containing protein has translation MGKKDGLITKGRYELKFRGVKCLNCGHSLDISDKYCPNCSQANSTKKLTLKDFIDEFFSGLINYDSKLIKSLSALLLRPGRITKDYVNGKRITYTNPFRFLLSLAFLYFLMFTYNNQFSSWDRDVSKFNGDIGGTPLVFNTDSGNLGVDSTKLERQKTQALAQLDSLAGEDPETRNQLKQLDTLSGLGTLINNEITKRDSIMLSNPKAYFNGLKSKSNLNAFFKKIDFFTKTIKRDTLTSYDQAALKYDIENTWSNKMAFNSANSILRAIKEPGSWVNSTISKLPFVIFFFMPVFTVFIWLVYIRKNYTYTDHLIFSFHNQSLLFILLILSLTLDTIFNINSSGIFLLIFAFYLYKAMRKFYGQGRFKTIVKYIFLNTVFMILAFFTIIVTFAGSGLTY, from the coding sequence ATGGGGAAAAAAGATGGTTTGATCACCAAAGGTCGCTACGAACTAAAGTTTAGGGGTGTTAAATGCCTTAACTGCGGGCATTCATTGGACATCAGTGATAAGTACTGCCCTAATTGCTCACAGGCCAACAGTACCAAGAAGTTAACCCTCAAAGACTTTATTGACGAGTTCTTCTCGGGCCTGATCAATTACGATTCCAAGCTAATAAAATCACTCTCGGCCCTTTTACTTAGACCCGGAAGAATTACAAAGGACTACGTAAATGGCAAAAGGATAACTTACACCAACCCATTCCGGTTTTTGTTGAGTTTGGCCTTTCTCTATTTTTTGATGTTCACCTATAATAACCAGTTTTCCAGTTGGGACAGAGATGTAAGCAAATTCAACGGAGACATAGGTGGCACACCCCTGGTCTTTAACACGGATTCGGGCAATTTAGGTGTGGACAGCACCAAACTGGAAAGGCAAAAGACCCAGGCACTGGCCCAACTGGACTCGTTGGCAGGCGAAGATCCCGAGACAAGGAATCAATTAAAACAATTGGACACCCTTTCCGGGCTCGGTACGTTGATTAATAATGAAATTACTAAAAGGGACTCCATAATGCTCTCTAACCCCAAAGCGTATTTCAATGGACTGAAGAGCAAATCCAATTTAAATGCTTTCTTTAAAAAAATTGATTTTTTCACCAAAACCATCAAAAGGGACACTTTGACCTCCTATGATCAGGCCGCTCTTAAATATGATATCGAAAACACATGGTCCAATAAAATGGCGTTCAACTCCGCAAACAGTATTTTAAGGGCAATAAAAGAACCGGGGAGTTGGGTAAATAGTACCATATCCAAACTTCCTTTCGTTATATTTTTCTTTATGCCGGTGTTTACGGTCTTCATTTGGTTGGTTTACATCAGAAAAAATTATACCTACACCGATCATCTTATTTTTAGTTTCCACAATCAGTCCCTCTTGTTTATCTTGCTCATCCTTAGCCTCACATTGGATACCATATTCAATATAAACAGCTCAGGAATCTTTCTGTTGATTTTTGCCTTTTACCTTTATAAGGCCATGCGAAAATTTTACGGACAAGGAAGATTTAAAACCATTGTGAAATACATCTTTCTGAACACGGTATTTATGATCCTGGCCTTTTTTACGATCATAGTAACGTTTGCGGGAAGCGGTTTAACCTATTGA